The genomic stretch GATTTAAAGATTTTCAGGGTGAAGAATTTGTTAATTTTGAACTAGGAGATTTTTCTAAATTTAGTGGTAAAATTGGTATAGTATATATAAAATCCAATGGAAGATTAAATGATAAATATAGCTCATATTATGGGACAGAATATGAAATGAAAGGAAGCATAGAAAATATAATTTTAGAAAATCCAAAAAAGAAAGTTAAAATATATATAGATATGAAAAATGGAACAGCATGGGTAGATAATGTAGAAAATAAATTTATAGTAGAAGAAATAAAATTGAAAAAAATAGAAAAAATTTAAATAATTTGATATATAATTTCAAAATTAAGTGCAGAGAAAACTGTGAAAAATATAAACAAAATATCAGTAGTAGAGATTTTCACCTTTACTACTTTTTTAATGAAATTTTGACAAATAGTATGTTAATGTGTAAGATTAGATGAGAGTAAATGTAATATAATAGTGATAGTTTATAATCTATGTACTTTTATCAATTAAATATGATATAATGTAGCTATAAATGCAAATATAAATTAAAGAAGGAGTGATTAAAATTAATAAAATAAAGTATATCATAGATCATAAAATGTTAGAAAAACTATGTAATAGAAATTTAGTAATTTTAGAATCTGTATTTAAAGAAAATATATTTATAAGCATAGCAAAACAAATTAGTGTTTTTGCTAATAATGAACAAAGATTAAGCATAATGATAGGTAGGTAATAAAATGAAAATAGGTATAGATAGAATAGGAATACATGTTCCAAAATATTATTTAGATATAGAGAATTTAGCAAGTGCTAGGGGAGTAGACCCTATGAAATTTACTAAAGGGTTATTACAAAAGAAAATGGCAGTAACACCTATTAGCCAAGATATAGTAACAATGGGTGCTATGGCTGCTAATAAAATATTAGATAAAAAATTAAAAAAAGAAATAGATCTTTTAATAGTAGGAACTGAAACAGGAGTAGATCAATCAAAGTCAGCAAGTATATTTATACACTCTCTTTTAGGATTAAATCCGTTTTGTAAAACTTTTGAAATTAAACAAGCATGTTATGGAGCAACTGCTGCATTACTTTATGCAAAAGACCATATAAAAACTCATAAAAATTCTAAAGTTTTAGTAATTGCTTCTGACATTGCTAAATACGGAATAAATACAGGTGGAGAATCAACGCAAGGTGCTGGTGCAGTCGCTATATTAGTAACTAATAATCCAAGTATTGCTGAAATAGAGGATGAAACAGTATGTTATACAGAAGATATTATGGACTTTTATAGACCTAATAAATCTGATTATGCATTAGTAGATGGGAAATTATCAAATGCCATGTATTTGAAAGCATTAGATATGGTATATAATAAATATATAGAACTAGGTTATAATACTGATTTTAAAGATATATGTTTTCACATCCCATACCCTAAATTAGGAATTAAGGGATTAAGACAAATAAGACCTGATTTAGAGTATAAAAATGATGATGCTATAAAATTAAATTCTGAAATAGGAAATATTTATACAGGTTCTCTATTTTTAAGTTTTTATTCTTTAATTTCTAACTCAAATGAATTAAAAACTGGGGATAGAATAGGAATGTATAGTTATGGTTCAGGTGCTATTGCAGAGTTTTTTGCTGTCAAATTATGTGATAATTTTAAACAGGAAAAACTTGATTTAAGTAATAGAATAGAATTAAATATAAATGAATATGAAAATATGTTCTTTAAAGAATTAGAAGAAGATATAGAATTTGAAAATTATGCTAATGAAAAGATATATTTAAAAGGTGTATTTGACACTAAAAGGAAGTATGCGATAAATGAATAATGATTTTAAAGCTTATTATAAAAAAACAAGATTAGAAAGATTAGAAGTATTGAAAAATAATAACTATATTTCCAAAGAGTCATATAATTATTTATTATCTGAAAAAACTCTAACTAATGATGTTGCTGATAAATTTATAGAAAATCAAATAGGAATATATTCTTTACCTTTGGGTATTGCAACTAATTTTTTGATAAATAACAAAGAATATGTAATACCTATGTGTATAGAGGAACCATCAGTTATAGCAGCGGCTAGTAATGCAGCCAAAACTATAAGTGAAAATGGTGGAATAACAGCAAGTATAGATAAAAAGTATACTATAGGTCAAATAGCAGTATATAATGTAATGGATTTTGATTTGGCTATACAAAAAATTAATGAAAATCATGATATGTTAATAGATACTGCAAATAAAGCACATGTTGGCATAAACCTTGTAGGTGGTGGAGCAAGAAAAATATATGCAGAAAAAAAAGAGGAATTTTTAGTAATATATTTAGTGGTAGATACAGTAGATGCTATGGGTGCTAATATTTTGAATACAATGTTAGAAGCAGTTTCGGTAATAGTTGAAAACCTAATAGAAGGTTCTATACTTATGAGTATAATTTCTAATTATTCAACTAAATCTATAGTTAAAGCAAGTTGTAAAATTGAAATAGAAGAATCTATAGGTAAAAAAATTGAATTGGCATATAAGTTTGCAAAAGCAGATATATATAGAGCAGTTACTAATAATAAAGGTATATTAAATGGAATAGATGCATTAACTATTGTAACAGGTAATGATTTTAGAGCAATGGAATCTAGCATACACTCATATGCAAGTAGAAACGGCAAATATGAACCCTTAACTACATGGGAATATAAAAAAGGTTACTTATATGGTAACATAGAGATACCATCGCCTGTTGCCACTGTTGGGGGCTCTATAGGATTAAATTATGTTACTAAAATAGCCTTAGAGATATTAAAAAATCCAAATGCCAAAGAATTATCTATGATAATGGCTTCGCTAGGATTAGCACAAAATTTTGCAGCATTAAAAGCATTAGTTACAACAGGTATACAAAAAGGACATATGAAATTACATGCAAGAACAATAGCAATATTTGCAGGTGCTAAGGAAGAAGAAATAGATATTTTGGTTAATGAAATGATAAAATTATCTAAAATAGATTTAATATATGCCAAAGAAATATTAGGAGAAATTAGAAAATGAGTACATGTTCTAAAATAATACTATTAGGAGAACATAGTGTAGTTTATGGGAAAAAA from Oceanivirga salmonicida encodes the following:
- a CDS encoding hydroxymethylglutaryl-CoA synthase, which translates into the protein MKIGIDRIGIHVPKYYLDIENLASARGVDPMKFTKGLLQKKMAVTPISQDIVTMGAMAANKILDKKLKKEIDLLIVGTETGVDQSKSASIFIHSLLGLNPFCKTFEIKQACYGATAALLYAKDHIKTHKNSKVLVIASDIAKYGINTGGESTQGAGAVAILVTNNPSIAEIEDETVCYTEDIMDFYRPNKSDYALVDGKLSNAMYLKALDMVYNKYIELGYNTDFKDICFHIPYPKLGIKGLRQIRPDLEYKNDDAIKLNSEIGNIYTGSLFLSFYSLISNSNELKTGDRIGMYSYGSGAIAEFFAVKLCDNFKQEKLDLSNRIELNINEYENMFFKELEEDIEFENYANEKIYLKGVFDTKRKYAINE
- a CDS encoding hydroxymethylglutaryl-CoA reductase, degradative, with product MNNDFKAYYKKTRLERLEVLKNNNYISKESYNYLLSEKTLTNDVADKFIENQIGIYSLPLGIATNFLINNKEYVIPMCIEEPSVIAAASNAAKTISENGGITASIDKKYTIGQIAVYNVMDFDLAIQKINENHDMLIDTANKAHVGINLVGGGARKIYAEKKEEFLVIYLVVDTVDAMGANILNTMLEAVSVIVENLIEGSILMSIISNYSTKSIVKASCKIEIEESIGKKIELAYKFAKADIYRAVTNNKGILNGIDALTIVTGNDFRAMESSIHSYASRNGKYEPLTTWEYKKGYLYGNIEIPSPVATVGGSIGLNYVTKIALEILKNPNAKELSMIMASLGLAQNFAALKALVTTGIQKGHMKLHARTIAIFAGAKEEEIDILVNEMIKLSKIDLIYAKEILGEIRK